A single Micromonospora sp. CCTCC AA 2012012 DNA region contains:
- a CDS encoding WD40 repeat domain-containing protein: protein MTESHYQGVQFGDHNIQYNCSGPVVRTTLHGPVERMQDVCFDPVPLERDLGLARFTGRDWLIAQIDSFLSANARGYVLIQGEAGVGKSTLAAHLVRTRPWLHHFTRLPGGRSAPAARRSLAAQLITRWKLAEEWAPGGVLPLASGRPDWFGRLVHAAARERDQQTPGEPIVLVVDGLDEVDDGSDATELPLGLPVSLPDGVFVVATSRFGIDRALHGVRRPAVWLEIDVDGRDNLVDIRRFIADVTDPDRGDERLHQAVRGGGTDLEWFREAVARSCAGVWIYLQYVLDEIREGVRDPRSVAALPSDLAGYYAEQIGRWRSQATQQQWAHVTLPLLGVLGAARAPLTVEQLAAFAGVPSIDTVRVFTEETIRPFLRRHDDESVELRHQSLRDLIEGNPSAHRPDVAGLARQLAAQVRLAHRAITDGLTPPGALDARDWRSAGSYARHHLAAHAAVAGSLDALVCDPGFLLAASPGSIVARRDSLHTPDGKRALAAFELSLYDWVPSADAQNLTRLAANAARLGSAALVAACRHHTDGEWQTLWASWGGHHHRKLASGDDVVCAVEIARADGREVIVSGCFDGVVRIWDAVSGDPCGAPLAHDAAVTAVATGRIRDHDVIVTGTEEGTVHIWNAASGEPLGAPPAGHRGVVCAVAIGRVDGRDVIVTGGDDTTARLWNAVTGEQVRTLTGHHGGVRAVAIGRVDGRDVIVTGGDDTTARLWNAVTGEEARILTCHHGAVRQVAIGRIDGRDVIVTNAYDTRDIFAVPPACSVRVWDAVTGRCSDVDLDHDATAMSMTIGRIAGHDVIITGSAERTIRIWDAATGVPLGAPLAGHSSSVTSVTLGRIGDREVIVSGSGDGTVRIWEATVGDPATVAGHRYSVQAVAVGRAGDRDVVVSGGRDGTVRTWDALSGAPVSVLAGHGSPVNAVAIGQAAGRSVIISGCEDRTACVWDAVTGDLIRVLVGHSGEVRSVAIGPAGDRDVILTGCGYQDDKIRIWDAASGVRIGTLPVDHGPWSLAIGRAGHRDVIVCGSSDEMIHVWDAVTGERTCPPMPGYVSRRPPNTGRREVRCVAIGRAGDRDVIVSGTWEGTVRIWDAVTGQPTGAPLTGHRDGVWSVAIGRGGSRDLVVSGSRDNTVRIWDAVTGASIGPPLTGHHGWVHAVAIGRAGDRDLIVSGSADTTLIASEHRPHPGRR from the coding sequence ATGACTGAGTCTCACTACCAGGGCGTCCAGTTCGGCGACCACAACATCCAGTACAACTGTTCCGGGCCGGTGGTCCGTACGACTCTCCACGGGCCCGTCGAACGGATGCAGGACGTCTGCTTCGATCCGGTCCCGCTGGAGCGCGATCTGGGCCTGGCCCGCTTCACCGGGCGGGACTGGCTCATCGCGCAGATCGACAGCTTCCTCTCGGCCAACGCCCGTGGCTACGTGCTCATTCAGGGTGAGGCCGGTGTCGGGAAGTCGACCCTCGCCGCACACCTGGTCCGGACCCGCCCCTGGCTGCACCATTTCACCCGCCTGCCGGGCGGCCGTTCCGCCCCGGCGGCACGCAGGAGCCTGGCCGCGCAGCTGATCACCCGATGGAAACTGGCCGAGGAGTGGGCACCGGGTGGCGTCCTGCCCCTCGCGTCCGGTCGACCGGACTGGTTCGGCCGCCTCGTCCATGCCGCGGCGCGCGAACGGGACCAGCAGACACCGGGTGAGCCGATCGTGCTGGTGGTGGACGGGCTGGACGAGGTCGACGACGGGTCCGACGCCACCGAGCTGCCCCTGGGCCTGCCCGTCAGCCTTCCCGACGGGGTGTTCGTCGTCGCCACGAGCCGGTTCGGCATCGACCGGGCACTGCACGGCGTTCGCCGTCCGGCCGTCTGGCTGGAGATCGACGTCGACGGCCGGGACAACCTGGTGGACATCCGCCGGTTCATCGCCGACGTCACCGACCCCGACCGCGGGGACGAACGTCTGCATCAGGCCGTGCGAGGTGGCGGGACCGACCTGGAGTGGTTCCGGGAGGCGGTGGCGCGGTCGTGCGCCGGAGTGTGGATCTATCTGCAGTACGTGCTGGACGAGATCCGGGAAGGCGTACGGGATCCGCGCAGCGTCGCCGCACTCCCGTCCGATCTGGCCGGTTACTACGCGGAACAGATCGGGCGATGGCGCAGTCAGGCGACGCAGCAACAGTGGGCCCACGTCACGCTGCCGCTGCTCGGCGTCCTCGGCGCTGCCCGTGCCCCGCTCACGGTCGAGCAACTCGCGGCGTTCGCCGGGGTGCCGTCCATCGACACGGTACGGGTCTTCACCGAGGAGACGATCCGGCCGTTCCTCCGTCGTCACGACGACGAATCCGTCGAACTACGGCACCAGAGCCTGCGTGATCTCATCGAGGGCAACCCGTCGGCGCACCGGCCGGATGTGGCGGGTCTCGCGCGCCAGCTCGCCGCGCAGGTCCGGCTCGCTCACCGCGCGATCACGGACGGCTTGACGCCCCCCGGCGCACTCGATGCCCGTGACTGGCGCAGCGCCGGATCCTATGCCCGGCACCACCTGGCCGCGCACGCCGCCGTCGCGGGCAGCCTGGACGCCCTCGTCTGCGATCCCGGCTTCCTCCTGGCCGCGAGTCCCGGCTCGATCGTGGCCCGCCGCGACAGCCTGCACACGCCGGACGGGAAGCGGGCACTCGCGGCGTTCGAACTGAGTCTGTACGACTGGGTTCCGTCGGCCGACGCCCAGAACCTGACCAGGCTGGCCGCCAACGCCGCCCGCCTCGGTTCCGCTGCTCTGGTCGCGGCATGTCGCCACCACACGGACGGGGAATGGCAGACGCTCTGGGCGTCCTGGGGCGGCCACCACCATCGGAAACTGGCCAGCGGCGACGATGTGGTGTGCGCGGTGGAGATCGCGCGGGCCGACGGCCGCGAGGTGATCGTCTCAGGTTGTTTCGACGGTGTGGTGCGGATCTGGGATGCCGTCAGTGGAGACCCCTGCGGCGCCCCGCTGGCCCACGACGCTGCGGTGACGGCGGTCGCGACGGGCCGGATCAGGGACCACGACGTGATCGTCACCGGCACTGAGGAGGGCACGGTACACATCTGGAACGCGGCCTCCGGTGAGCCGCTCGGTGCCCCACCCGCCGGCCACCGTGGTGTCGTCTGCGCAGTGGCCATCGGCCGCGTCGACGGCCGGGACGTCATCGTCACCGGAGGCGACGACACGACCGCACGCCTCTGGAACGCGGTCACCGGCGAACAGGTGAGGACCCTGACCGGTCACCACGGCGGCGTGCGCGCAGTGGCCATCGGCCGCGTCGACGGCCGGGACGTCATCGTCACCGGAGGCGACGACACGACCGCACGCCTCTGGAACGCGGTCACCGGCGAAGAGGCGAGGATCCTGACCTGCCACCACGGCGCCGTGCGCCAGGTGGCCATCGGCCGCATCGACGGCCGGGACGTCATCGTCACGAACGCGTACGACACCCGGGACATCTTCGCTGTCCCGCCAGCCTGTTCCGTTCGCGTCTGGGACGCGGTCACCGGCCGGTGCAGCGACGTCGACCTGGACCACGACGCCACCGCGATGTCCATGACGATCGGCCGGATCGCCGGGCATGACGTGATCATCACCGGCTCCGCCGAGCGGACCATCCGCATCTGGGACGCCGCCACAGGCGTACCCCTCGGCGCTCCGCTGGCCGGGCACAGCAGCTCGGTGACGTCGGTGACACTCGGCCGCATCGGAGACCGCGAGGTGATCGTCTCAGGCTCCGGTGACGGGACGGTGCGGATCTGGGAGGCCACCGTCGGCGACCCGGCCACCGTGGCCGGTCATCGTTACTCCGTGCAAGCCGTGGCGGTCGGGCGGGCCGGGGATCGCGACGTGGTGGTCTCCGGCGGACGAGACGGGACGGTGCGGACGTGGGACGCGCTGAGCGGAGCCCCGGTCAGCGTCCTCGCCGGTCATGGCAGCCCGGTGAACGCCGTGGCGATCGGGCAGGCCGCCGGCCGTAGTGTGATCATCAGCGGCTGCGAGGACAGGACCGCATGCGTCTGGGACGCCGTGACCGGCGACCTGATCCGTGTCCTCGTCGGCCACTCCGGCGAGGTGCGGTCGGTGGCGATCGGTCCGGCAGGGGATCGCGACGTGATCCTGACCGGATGCGGCTACCAGGACGACAAGATCCGGATCTGGGACGCCGCCTCCGGCGTACGGATCGGCACGCTGCCCGTCGACCATGGACCGTGGTCGCTGGCGATCGGCCGGGCCGGACACCGCGATGTCATCGTCTGCGGCTCGAGCGACGAAATGATCCACGTCTGGGACGCGGTCACGGGAGAACGGACCTGTCCCCCGATGCCGGGCTATGTCAGCCGTCGACCGCCGAACACCGGCAGGAGAGAAGTACGGTGCGTGGCGATCGGCCGCGCCGGCGACCGCGACGTGATCGTCTCCGGCACCTGGGAGGGAACCGTGCGGATCTGGGACGCGGTCACGGGGCAGCCGACGGGAGCGCCCCTCACCGGCCACCGAGACGGAGTCTGGTCGGTGGCGATCGGTCGCGGCGGGAGCCGCGACCTGGTGGTCTCCGGGTCCCGCGACAACACGGTCCGTATCTGGGACGCTGTCACCGGAGCCTCGATCGGTCCTCCCCTGACCGGTCACCACGGGTGGGTGCACGCGGTGGCGATCGGACGGGCCGGAGACCGCGACCTCATCGTCTCCGGTTCGGCGGACACCACGCTGATCGCGTCGGAACACCGACCGCACCCCGGGCGGCGCTGA
- a CDS encoding aminotransferase class I/II-fold pyridoxal phosphate-dependent enzyme, producing MSGDLFAKVRRYESYAFRRDLEAQGELPYFRVMQGPPTAVTMMGGAPRVNLGSSNYLGLSGDARLTAAAHCAHQRYGTSINGSRLMNGTTELHLRAEEAIADWFGEEDALVFGSGYTANLGVIGALVGEGDIAVCDAGDHASILDGARLAPGRLLAFRHNRMDRLETLLRRASTTDAGVLVVVDTVYSMQGDLSDLVTVTGLSRRYGARLLVDEAHAVGVLGPDGQGVTALAGLADGVDLRMGTFSKALGGGGGFVTGPADVIDFLRVQARSFLFTAAAPAGGVAAALAGIEIVRSAEGEERRARLAANTARLREDLTGLGFELAPVPVTAHGVPVQTPILRVPAPDDATAARMWKLLYDEGVYVNVALYPAVPRGQAQLRVSVMATHTDEQLERVVAAFAVLARKLALHPVDMVAG from the coding sequence ATGAGTGGAGATCTGTTCGCCAAGGTTCGCCGGTACGAGTCGTACGCCTTCCGCCGGGATCTGGAGGCGCAGGGTGAGCTGCCCTACTTCCGGGTCATGCAGGGGCCACCGACAGCGGTGACGATGATGGGTGGCGCCCCCCGGGTGAACCTGGGCTCCAGCAACTACCTCGGCCTCTCCGGCGACGCCCGGCTCACCGCCGCCGCCCACTGCGCCCACCAGCGGTACGGCACCTCGATCAACGGTTCCCGGCTGATGAACGGCACCACCGAGCTGCACCTGCGGGCCGAGGAGGCGATCGCCGACTGGTTCGGCGAGGAGGACGCGCTCGTCTTCGGCAGCGGCTACACGGCCAACCTGGGGGTGATCGGCGCCCTCGTCGGTGAGGGCGACATCGCGGTCTGCGACGCCGGCGACCACGCCTCCATCCTGGACGGCGCGCGGCTGGCGCCGGGACGGCTGCTGGCGTTCCGGCACAACCGGATGGACCGGTTGGAGACGCTGCTGCGCCGGGCGAGCACCACCGACGCGGGGGTGCTGGTCGTCGTCGACACCGTCTATTCGATGCAGGGTGACCTGTCGGACCTGGTCACGGTCACCGGCCTGTCCCGCCGGTACGGCGCCCGGCTGCTGGTCGACGAGGCGCACGCCGTCGGCGTGCTCGGCCCCGACGGCCAGGGGGTGACCGCGCTGGCCGGCCTCGCCGACGGCGTCGACCTGCGGATGGGCACCTTCTCCAAGGCGCTCGGCGGTGGGGGCGGCTTCGTCACCGGACCGGCCGACGTGATCGACTTCCTGCGGGTGCAGGCGCGCTCGTTCCTGTTCACCGCCGCCGCCCCGGCCGGTGGCGTGGCGGCCGCCCTGGCCGGCATCGAGATCGTCCGCTCCGCCGAGGGCGAGGAACGCCGCGCGCGACTCGCGGCCAACACGGCACGGCTGCGGGAGGACCTGACCGGTCTGGGCTTCGAGCTGGCGCCGGTGCCGGTGACCGCGCACGGCGTCCCGGTGCAGACGCCCATCCTGCGGGTCCCGGCGCCGGACGACGCGACCGCCGCGCGGATGTGGAAGCTCCTCTACGACGAGGGCGTCTATGTCAACGTCGCGTTGTATCCGGCGGTGCCCCGTGGTCAGGCGCAGCTGCGGGTCAGCGTCATGGCGACGCACACCGACGAGCAGCTGGAGCGGGTGGTGGCGGCGTTCGCGGTACTGGCCCGGAAGCTGGCGCTGCACCCGGTGGACATGGTCGCGGGGTGA
- a CDS encoding histidinol-phosphate transaminase, whose product MSEQQIHRADANESPYPPVPAVREAIVDAAARINRYPEVYPTALAEAIAAHHRVPVDQVAVGAGGAGLIQQMLHLVARGRRRGEVLAAWRSFEGYPLIAEGMGVPLRRVPLRGYAHDLAAMAKAVRRRTKLVFLCSPNNPTGVPIRQDDLERFLARVPRRVFVVLDEVYRDFATDPATADGPATLPGHPNLIVLRSFSKSYGLAGLRVGYALGHPGPIAALRGVTMPFLVPETARAAAIAALAAEPEYVARRRAVTAERDRVTAALRAVGVDVPASEGNFVWLPLGARTAGFAAACRARGLQVHSFDGEGVRVTVGLPDSNDVLLEVARSGEFVRG is encoded by the coding sequence ATGTCGGAACAGCAGATCCACCGGGCGGACGCGAACGAGAGCCCGTACCCACCGGTGCCGGCGGTCCGCGAGGCGATCGTCGACGCGGCCGCCCGGATCAACCGCTACCCGGAGGTCTATCCGACGGCCCTGGCCGAGGCGATCGCCGCGCACCACCGGGTGCCGGTCGACCAGGTGGCCGTCGGCGCGGGCGGTGCCGGCCTGATCCAGCAGATGCTGCACCTGGTGGCCCGCGGTCGCCGGCGGGGGGAGGTGCTCGCCGCCTGGCGTTCCTTCGAGGGCTATCCGCTGATCGCCGAGGGCATGGGCGTGCCGCTGCGGCGGGTGCCGCTGCGCGGGTACGCCCACGACCTGGCCGCGATGGCGAAGGCGGTGCGGCGTCGCACGAAGCTGGTCTTCCTGTGCAGTCCCAACAACCCGACCGGCGTCCCGATCCGCCAGGACGACCTGGAGCGTTTCCTGGCCCGGGTGCCGCGCCGGGTCTTCGTCGTCCTCGACGAGGTCTACCGGGACTTCGCCACCGACCCGGCCACCGCCGACGGCCCGGCCACCCTGCCCGGCCACCCCAACCTGATCGTGCTGCGCAGCTTCTCCAAGTCGTACGGGCTGGCCGGGCTGCGGGTGGGCTACGCGCTCGGCCACCCGGGGCCGATCGCCGCGCTGCGCGGCGTCACCATGCCCTTCCTGGTGCCGGAGACGGCCCGGGCCGCCGCGATCGCCGCGCTCGCCGCCGAGCCGGAGTACGTCGCCCGGCGTCGGGCGGTCACCGCCGAGCGGGACCGGGTGACGGCCGCGCTGCGCGCCGTCGGAGTCGACGTGCCGGCGAGTGAGGGGAACTTCGTCTGGCTGCCGCTGGGCGCCCGGACCGCCGGGTTCGCGGCGGCCTGCCGGGCGCGGGGACTGCAGGTGCACTCCTTCGACGGGGAGGGTGTCCGGGTGACCGTCGGTCTGCCCGACAGCAACGACGTGCTGCTGGAGGTGGCCCGCTCCGGCGAGTTCGTGCGCGGCTGA
- a CDS encoding MFS transporter, whose protein sequence is MAAGSARPTPSRTAVLVVVCLALFMALLDSTAISLTLPAMRADLDADLTGLVWIADGYVLVFAALLLTSGSLGDRLGRAPMFLAGLAVFTLGSALCAAAPRLELLVAGRVVQGLGAALVTPQTLAILSHTFPTPRERARAFGIWSGVSALALLLGPVLGGMLTARWGWRSVFLVNLPVGALALLLGARALLGRDGTARPAGPLRRVIDLPGQLLAVLWLGTLTVALVEGSRYGWGSPLILGLFTASALALAALLTVEGRATHPMLHLELFRSATFAASTLVIGLVAFGMYASFFLVSLFLQQTQGYSAAAAGVRFLPAMAAVMVASPLAGLLAGRVGARVPVGAGATLMGTALLLLARVGADDPYGGWWPLLVLFGAGIGLAIPPVNSALMGSVRPDRAGLASATGETGQQIGALVGIAVLGALVTGGFRRVVADGAQAAGLSGADSAELARRLFAQDGDLTGTTTPAVTALVDRALTSGIHLGLTAAGIAALVAAAVAVLIREPRTPVTPTPAAATAEPAHR, encoded by the coding sequence GTGGCGGCCGGATCCGCGCGACCCACGCCCTCCCGCACCGCCGTCCTGGTGGTGGTCTGTCTGGCGCTGTTCATGGCGCTGCTGGACAGCACCGCGATCAGCCTCACCCTGCCCGCGATGCGGGCCGACCTCGACGCCGACCTGACCGGCCTCGTCTGGATCGCCGACGGATACGTGCTGGTCTTCGCGGCGCTGCTGCTGACCTCGGGCAGCCTCGGCGACCGGCTGGGCCGGGCCCCGATGTTCCTCGCCGGGCTGGCGGTCTTCACCCTCGGCTCGGCGCTGTGCGCCGCCGCGCCCCGGCTGGAACTGCTGGTGGCCGGCCGGGTCGTGCAGGGACTCGGGGCGGCCCTGGTCACCCCGCAGACCCTGGCCATCCTGTCGCACACCTTCCCCACCCCTCGCGAGCGGGCGCGGGCCTTCGGTATCTGGTCGGGGGTGTCCGCGCTGGCCCTGCTGCTCGGCCCGGTGCTCGGTGGGATGCTCACCGCGCGGTGGGGGTGGCGGTCGGTGTTCCTGGTCAACCTGCCGGTCGGTGCGCTGGCGCTGCTGCTGGGCGCGCGGGCGCTGCTCGGCCGGGACGGCACCGCCCGTCCCGCCGGCCCGCTGCGCCGGGTGATCGACCTGCCGGGTCAACTGCTCGCGGTGCTGTGGCTCGGCACCCTCACCGTCGCGCTGGTGGAGGGCAGCCGGTACGGCTGGGGCTCCCCGCTGATCCTCGGCCTGTTCACCGCCTCGGCGCTGGCCCTGGCGGCGCTGCTGACCGTGGAGGGGCGCGCGACGCACCCGATGCTGCACCTGGAGCTGTTCCGGTCGGCCACCTTCGCCGCGAGCACCCTGGTGATCGGTCTCGTCGCGTTCGGCATGTACGCCTCGTTCTTCCTGGTCAGTCTCTTCCTCCAGCAGACGCAGGGCTATTCGGCGGCGGCGGCGGGGGTGCGCTTCCTGCCGGCGATGGCGGCGGTGATGGTGGCCTCCCCGCTGGCCGGGCTGCTGGCCGGGCGGGTGGGCGCCCGGGTGCCGGTGGGCGCCGGCGCGACGCTGATGGGCACCGCGCTGCTGCTGCTGGCCCGGGTCGGCGCCGACGACCCGTACGGCGGGTGGTGGCCGCTGCTGGTGCTCTTCGGCGCCGGCATCGGGTTGGCCATTCCCCCGGTCAACAGCGCACTGATGGGCAGCGTCCGACCCGACCGGGCGGGCCTGGCCTCGGCCACCGGGGAGACCGGGCAGCAGATCGGTGCGCTGGTCGGCATCGCGGTGCTGGGTGCCCTGGTCACCGGCGGGTTCCGCCGGGTGGTGGCGGACGGCGCGCAGGCGGCCGGGCTCTCCGGTGCCGACTCGGCCGAGCTGGCCCGGCGGCTCTTCGCCCAGGACGGCGACCTGACCGGCACGACGACCCCGGCGGTCACGGCCCTGGTGGACCGGGCGCTCACCTCCGGCATCCACCTCGGGCTGACCGCCGCGGGGATAGCCGCCCTGGTCGCCGCGGCGGTGGCCGTGCTGATCCGCGAGCCGCGGACGCCGGTCACGCCGACGCCGGCCGCCGCGACGGCGGAACCCGCGCACCGCTAG
- a CDS encoding FAD-dependent oxidoreductase: MTTTGPILIAGAGVGGLTAALALARHGIPVQVYERRGLDEIVTNAGFGHTIWSNATTSLASLGLERRLLDRAEVLTGSESRDQHQRVMFRMAIAESISPGGTPAVGIGRGDLIELLREACAEHGVRPEYGQRATGYELTPDGVTLKLGDGRTVTGAALVAADGIRSTILTQLRGELPVVHTGRSTYRGIAPGTCGLSRGVVHLFTNPDTRIGGGAWLIGGDRVVWTLSCERAPGGEDPGGTAARAAELAASVGGPAPVFVGTTPPENISRLDVYYHEWHDSWGEGPVTLLGDAAHALPTDLGQGACMAIEDGVVLGDCLATAADVTAGLREYERRRRERVFWIRERVLRVSRFTPVRNKALRWAVGQVAKVVVARSAPKMWQEMQRPPQFTAPVPDPGPSRI; this comes from the coding sequence ATGACCACCACCGGACCGATCCTCATCGCCGGCGCCGGGGTCGGCGGCCTGACCGCCGCCCTGGCCCTGGCCCGGCACGGCATCCCCGTCCAGGTGTACGAGCGGCGCGGACTGGACGAGATCGTCACCAACGCCGGCTTCGGCCACACCATCTGGAGCAACGCGACGACCTCGCTGGCGTCCCTCGGGCTGGAACGGCGGCTGCTGGACCGCGCGGAGGTGCTGACCGGCTCGGAGAGCCGTGACCAGCACCAACGGGTGATGTTCCGGATGGCCATCGCGGAGAGCATCTCGCCCGGCGGCACCCCGGCCGTGGGCATCGGCCGCGGCGACCTGATCGAGCTGCTGCGCGAGGCGTGCGCCGAGCACGGCGTGCGACCCGAGTACGGCCAGCGCGCCACCGGCTACGAACTCACCCCCGACGGGGTGACCCTCAAGCTCGGCGACGGCCGGACGGTGACCGGGGCCGCCCTGGTGGCCGCCGACGGGATCCGCTCGACGATCCTCACCCAGCTGCGTGGGGAACTACCCGTGGTGCACACCGGACGGTCCACGTACCGGGGCATCGCCCCGGGCACCTGCGGACTCAGCCGGGGCGTGGTGCACCTGTTCACCAACCCGGACACCCGCATCGGTGGCGGCGCCTGGCTGATCGGCGGCGACCGGGTGGTGTGGACGCTCTCCTGCGAGCGGGCGCCCGGCGGCGAGGACCCGGGGGGCACCGCGGCCCGGGCCGCGGAGCTGGCCGCATCGGTGGGCGGCCCCGCGCCCGTCTTCGTCGGCACCACCCCGCCGGAGAACATCAGTCGGCTCGACGTCTACTACCACGAGTGGCACGACAGCTGGGGTGAGGGACCGGTGACCCTGCTCGGCGACGCCGCCCACGCCCTCCCCACCGACCTGGGCCAGGGCGCCTGCATGGCCATCGAGGACGGCGTGGTGCTCGGCGACTGCCTCGCCACCGCCGCCGACGTCACCGCCGGCCTGCGCGAGTACGAGCGTCGCCGCCGCGAGCGGGTCTTCTGGATCCGGGAGCGGGTGCTACGGGTGAGCCGGTTCACGCCGGTCCGCAACAAGGCGCTGCGCTGGGCGGTGGGCCAGGTGGCGAAGGTGGTGGTGGCGCGCAGCGCGCCGAAGATGTGGCAGGAGATGCAGCGCCCACCGCAGTTCACCGCCCCCGTCCCGGACCCGGGCCCGTCCCGGATCTGA
- a CDS encoding class I SAM-dependent methyltransferase, with product MRLRPGFYNTLYRFNLAPWDKEVRPQLTELVESGRLTPTELPRALDLGCGTGAEAVYLARQGFGPVVGVDFSPVALRRARARAKAAGVADRCTFTEADITAGPIPGLADSYDLICDFGALNDTEGEQRQAVARAIHRLSRPGGRVLLWCFQGDKSALKGGAKMAPMIAPSEEKELFGDAFDLEYLPTRPRTVMLLMTRR from the coding sequence ATGCGGTTGCGCCCCGGCTTCTACAACACCCTCTATCGGTTCAACCTGGCCCCCTGGGACAAGGAGGTCCGGCCGCAGCTCACCGAGCTGGTGGAGTCCGGCCGGCTCACCCCGACCGAGCTGCCGCGCGCGCTGGACCTCGGCTGCGGCACCGGCGCGGAGGCCGTCTACCTGGCCCGGCAGGGCTTCGGCCCGGTCGTCGGGGTGGACTTCTCCCCGGTGGCGCTGCGCCGGGCCCGGGCCCGCGCGAAGGCGGCCGGGGTCGCCGACCGGTGCACCTTCACCGAGGCCGACATCACCGCCGGCCCGATCCCCGGCCTCGCCGACTCGTACGACCTGATCTGCGACTTCGGCGCGCTCAACGACACCGAGGGGGAGCAGCGGCAGGCGGTGGCCCGGGCCATCCACCGGCTCAGCCGTCCCGGCGGCCGGGTGCTGCTCTGGTGCTTCCAGGGCGACAAGAGCGCACTGAAGGGCGGCGCGAAGATGGCGCCGATGATCGCTCCCAGCGAGGAGAAGGAGCTCTTCGGCGACGCCTTCGACCTGGAGTACCTGCCGACCCGCCCGCGCACCGTGATGCTGCTGATGACCCGGCGCTGA
- a CDS encoding thioesterase II family protein produces the protein MSRVRLFCLPYAGGSAMRVYGRWQRELPDSVEVVPVELAGRGARITEQPLTDVDAITADVLPTVLDRIDRPYALFGHSLGALVAFELARRLEHLHGRPATHLFVSGHIPPQHPQPPGRYDYRLPDAQFRERLRELAGTPEEVLAHDELLDLVIPVLRADFEAADTYRWRPGPRISAPLTVYGGADDPEAPPGTLPDWAALSTGPCEVRVLPGGHFFLNDEQATVLKGIAADLEPARTAPVENGRTS, from the coding sequence GTGAGCCGGGTCCGGTTGTTCTGCCTGCCGTACGCCGGCGGCTCCGCGATGCGCGTCTACGGACGCTGGCAGCGGGAGCTGCCCGACAGCGTCGAGGTGGTGCCGGTGGAGCTGGCCGGTCGCGGCGCGCGGATCACCGAGCAGCCGCTGACCGACGTGGACGCCATCACCGCGGACGTTCTTCCGACGGTGCTCGACCGCATCGACCGCCCGTACGCCCTCTTCGGCCACAGCCTCGGCGCGCTCGTGGCGTTCGAGCTGGCCCGCCGGCTGGAACACCTGCACGGCCGGCCCGCGACCCACCTGTTCGTCTCCGGTCACATCCCCCCGCAGCACCCGCAGCCCCCCGGCCGGTACGACTACCGGCTGCCCGACGCGCAGTTCCGGGAGCGGCTGCGCGAGCTGGCCGGCACCCCGGAGGAGGTGCTCGCCCACGACGAGCTGCTCGACCTGGTGATCCCCGTCCTGCGCGCCGACTTCGAGGCCGCCGACACGTACCGCTGGCGGCCCGGCCCCCGGATCAGCGCACCGCTGACCGTCTACGGCGGCGCCGACGACCCGGAGGCCCCGCCGGGGACGCTGCCGGACTGGGCGGCGCTCAGCACCGGCCCGTGCGAGGTGCGGGTCCTGCCCGGCGGCCACTTCTTCCTCAACGATGAACAGGCGACCGTGCTCAAGGGGATCGCCGCGGACCTGGAACCGGCCCGGACGGCGCCGGTGGAGAACGGAAGGACGTCCTGA